In Thalassospira sp. ER-Se-21-Dark, one genomic interval encodes:
- a CDS encoding ribonuclease E/G: MAVGGTHNSRLLIDAVALERRVALIENDRLTRLWIDRGGPARFDIHLGRVSKMMPEMAAAMVALDGLPDGLLPFDRYNGPLHEGQWVLVQIARLGFDDKGVKLTGRIAIEGVGMILRPGANHIELPRKLKDGDRRTELHELLSSLQAGHNGIMLRSVALDWTRDAITAEYKLLKSQLQKAEKALSEASKPQLVSKAQSETDQVIERHLMAGGQCVVDGTNEFVRLRGLLTMLGKSDDNLARHVGSRLLFNDQGIEDEIAAALSPRVELQGGGWIAIDQATALCAIDVNAAGADVGRDSETRAVEVNLRAAAEIVHQIRLRNIGGLVVIDPLRMKSRAGRDKFDIAIRDAFGSELDGAVQIGGFTRLGLYEFSRQRAGESLRATLFAKQERAPLLRDAALNVVLRAVVAESRNGVTGMVKLCVNPGVAKALADQADAIQILANAFGGAPKIVADPTLEDDAYRLEKNHHE, translated from the coding sequence ATGGCAGTTGGCGGCACTCATAACTCCCGCCTGCTGATTGATGCCGTTGCGCTTGAGCGCAGGGTGGCCCTGATCGAAAATGACCGCCTGACCCGTTTGTGGATTGATCGCGGCGGTCCGGCAAGATTTGATATCCATCTTGGCCGTGTTTCCAAAATGATGCCCGAAATGGCCGCCGCCATGGTTGCGCTTGACGGGTTGCCTGATGGGCTTTTGCCGTTTGATCGCTATAACGGCCCGCTGCATGAAGGGCAGTGGGTTCTGGTGCAAATCGCCCGCCTTGGTTTTGACGACAAGGGCGTGAAACTTACCGGCCGGATCGCGATTGAAGGTGTTGGCATGATCCTGCGACCGGGGGCCAACCATATCGAGTTGCCGCGTAAGCTTAAGGACGGGGACCGGCGCACCGAACTTCATGAATTGCTAAGCTCTCTTCAGGCCGGTCACAACGGGATCATGCTGCGTTCCGTCGCACTCGACTGGACGCGTGATGCCATCACCGCCGAATACAAACTTCTGAAATCACAATTGCAAAAGGCCGAAAAGGCCCTGTCCGAGGCATCGAAGCCGCAACTGGTCAGCAAGGCACAATCAGAAACCGATCAGGTGATCGAACGGCATCTGATGGCGGGTGGGCAATGCGTTGTCGATGGCACAAACGAATTCGTGCGGTTGCGTGGATTGCTGACGATGCTGGGTAAGTCGGATGACAATCTTGCGCGTCATGTCGGCAGCCGACTGTTATTCAACGATCAGGGTATCGAAGACGAAATTGCCGCTGCGTTGTCGCCACGTGTCGAGTTGCAGGGTGGGGGCTGGATTGCCATTGACCAAGCAACCGCACTTTGTGCCATTGACGTCAATGCCGCCGGGGCAGATGTCGGGCGTGATAGCGAAACCCGTGCGGTCGAAGTCAACCTTCGGGCCGCCGCCGAAATCGTGCATCAAATCCGCCTGCGCAACATCGGTGGTCTTGTGGTGATTGATCCGCTTCGCATGAAATCACGGGCAGGGCGTGACAAGTTCGATATCGCTATCCGTGATGCCTTTGGCAGCGAGCTTGATGGTGCGGTACAGATTGGTGGCTTCACGCGATTGGGGCTTTATGAGTTCAGTCGCCAACGGGCGGGCGAATCGCTTCGTGCCACGCTGTTTGCCAAACAGGAACGCGCTCCTCTTTTGCGTGATGCCGCGCTCAATGTCGTTTTGCGCGCCGTTGTTGCCGAAAGCCGAAACGGGGTGACCGGGATGGTTAAACTGTGCGTAAACCCTGGTGTGGCGAAGGCACTTGCGGATCAGGCGGATGCGATCCAGATCCTGGCAAATGCATTTGGGGGTGCGCCGAAAATTGTCGCGGACCCGACCCTTGAAGACGATGCCTATCGGTTGGAGAAAAACCACCATGAATGA
- the yacG gene encoding DNA gyrase inhibitor YacG, with protein sequence MNEKKITKTASSDCVVCGKPADEKYTPFCSKRCADLDLGKWMNESYAIPAAEPPEYLEDLEDEEEF encoded by the coding sequence ATGAATGAAAAAAAGATAACGAAAACAGCCAGCTCCGACTGCGTGGTTTGCGGCAAACCGGCTGATGAAAAATACACGCCGTTTTGCTCCAAACGCTGTGCGGATCTCGACCTTGGCAAATGGATGAATGAAAGCTACGCCATCCCCGCCGCCGAGCCGCCCGAGTATCTCGAAGACCTTGAAGATGAAGAAGAATTTTAA
- a CDS encoding nucleoside triphosphate pyrophosphatase translates to MSKLILASASPRRLELLAQIGIVPDQVVPADIDETPMRDESPRRLALRLAEEKARFVAKSNGGAFVLAADTVVACGRRALGKAEDAAEARKFLELLSGRRHRVYGGMCVIAPDGTERSRVIETQVKFRTLGSDDLKRYLSHDEWQGKAGAYAIQGFAATFVKAISGSYSNVVGLSLCEVDGLLRGLGYHPKEV, encoded by the coding sequence TTGTCGAAACTGATATTGGCATCTGCATCGCCGCGCCGTCTTGAGCTGCTTGCGCAGATCGGAATTGTGCCAGATCAGGTCGTTCCCGCAGATATCGATGAAACACCCATGCGCGATGAAAGTCCGCGTCGGCTGGCGCTTCGCCTTGCCGAGGAAAAGGCACGATTTGTTGCCAAATCCAACGGCGGGGCCTTTGTGCTTGCGGCGGATACGGTTGTTGCCTGTGGCCGGCGTGCACTGGGCAAGGCCGAAGACGCGGCAGAGGCACGCAAGTTCCTTGAACTCCTGTCGGGGCGTCGCCACCGTGTTTATGGTGGCATGTGTGTGATTGCCCCGGACGGAACCGAACGATCGCGCGTGATCGAAACACAGGTAAAATTCCGAACCCTTGGTTCCGATGACCTGAAGCGCTATCTTTCCCATGACGAGTGGCAGGGCAAGGCTGGGGCATACGCCATTCAGGGCTTTGCCGCGACCTTTGTGAAGGCGATCTCGGGATCGTACTCCAACGTTGTCGGGCTGTCGCTGTGCGAGGTGGACGGTCTTTTGCGCGGTCTCGGCTATCACCCCAAAGAGGTTTGA
- a CDS encoding MFS transporter: MHSKPTLTTGLLIFMAVGSGLSVASLYYVQPLLELLAREYGLSETSAGFLVTVAQLGYLTGLIAVVPLGDHHERRKLLTVTSALTSVGLLAMGLAPSFLMLVVFSISVGITCVTAQILVPLAAHLATDDKRGSAVGAVMGGLLLGILLARTFSGIMAELAGWRSVFIAASVLMAIYAVACYRIIPHIPPTSHTSYRTLYLSILHLFRDEPVLRRRSLIGGLQYAVFGIFWTSMAFMLVRQYGMSEAVIGLYGLIGAIGILAARIAGKLADRGWARLSTGAFLMTTVSSWGLLYWGQWSLIAFALGVVLIDLGIQGAHISNQSEVYRLNPEARSRLTTGYMASYFLGGACGSASSAIAYGMGGWPAVVVLGVGVSVLCVVIWAATELRFPVSQMKHGG, translated from the coding sequence ATGCATTCCAAGCCCACCCTGACCACCGGCCTCCTGATCTTTATGGCGGTCGGAAGCGGTCTGTCCGTTGCCAGTCTTTATTATGTTCAGCCATTGCTGGAACTGCTTGCACGTGAATATGGGTTGAGCGAAACCAGTGCCGGTTTTCTGGTGACCGTGGCGCAGCTTGGCTATCTGACCGGGTTGATTGCTGTGGTGCCACTTGGTGATCATCATGAACGGCGCAAATTACTGACCGTGACCTCGGCCCTGACCTCGGTCGGGTTGCTGGCGATGGGGCTGGCGCCATCATTTTTGATGCTGGTGGTGTTTAGTATTTCGGTCGGGATCACCTGTGTGACTGCGCAAATCCTTGTGCCGCTGGCTGCCCACCTGGCGACGGATGACAAACGCGGGTCTGCGGTGGGGGCGGTGATGGGTGGTCTGTTGCTGGGCATTCTTCTGGCCCGGACATTTTCAGGCATCATGGCGGAGCTTGCCGGATGGCGGTCGGTGTTTATTGCTGCTTCTGTCCTGATGGCGATTTATGCGGTGGCCTGTTACCGGATCATTCCGCATATCCCGCCGACCTCGCATACCAGTTACCGTACGCTGTATCTTTCGATCCTGCATCTGTTTCGCGATGAACCGGTCTTGCGCCGCCGCAGTCTGATTGGCGGGCTGCAATATGCTGTGTTCGGGATTTTCTGGACCTCGATGGCCTTCATGCTGGTGCGCCAATATGGCATGTCCGAAGCCGTGATCGGGCTTTATGGCCTGATTGGTGCAATCGGCATTCTGGCCGCCCGGATTGCCGGAAAGCTCGCCGACAGGGGTTGGGCGCGGCTCAGCACTGGTGCTTTCCTGATGACCACCGTATCAAGCTGGGGGCTGCTGTATTGGGGGCAATGGTCGCTGATTGCCTTTGCGCTTGGTGTGGTCCTGATCGATCTGGGCATTCAGGGGGCGCATATTTCCAATCAAAGCGAGGTCTATCGCCTGAACCCCGAGGCCCGCAGCCGCCTGACCACGGGCTATATGGCCAGTTACTTTCTGGGTGGTGCCTGTGGCTCGGCCAGTTCAGCCATCGCCTATGGCATGGGTGGCTGGCCTGCCGTGGTGGTTCTCGGCGTCGGGGTGTCGGTCCTGTGTGTGGTGATCTGGGCTGCGACCGAATTGCGCTTTCCGGTCAGCCAGATGAAACACGGCGGATAG
- the infA gene encoding translation initiation factor IF-1: MAKEDVIEFQGTVVELLPNAMFRVKLDNDHEILAHTSGKMRKNRIRVLAGDRVSVEMTPYDLTKGRITFRFK, translated from the coding sequence ATGGCTAAAGAAGACGTTATCGAGTTTCAGGGCACTGTCGTTGAACTTCTGCCCAATGCGATGTTTCGCGTGAAGCTGGACAATGACCACGAAATCCTTGCCCACACCTCGGGCAAAATGCGCAAGAACCGTATCCGCGTTCTCGCAGGTGACCGTGTCAGCGTCGAAATGACCCCTTATGACCTGACCAAAGGTCGTATTACCTTCCGTTTCAAGTAA
- a CDS encoding PLP-dependent aminotransferase family protein, giving the protein MVRSNYSWIYPSQSDNTADDSGTTAYRRLYHGIRSAILDGRLHPGERLPASRDLAKSLRISRNTVVTSFDLLTSEGYLETRVGAGSFVASSLPDRDMQTGDHGPDKKSLTANDRPIRLSQSAQRMLTYQRRFPRFRIARPFNPATPDLDGFPFDLWARLLRRSWRAPDIDLTIPDDPLGLPLLRSEIAKWLRQSRGVNCNADQVMIVSGAQQALDLAARALVDPGDIIATEDPGYEGIRGVLASSGAVVQPITVDEDGLDIEGLAQTLSPARIVVTTPSRNYPLGTTLSLARRLALLQWAQDNDAWIVEDDYDSEYRYDGPPLSSLQGLDTDNRVIYVGTFSRVLFPGIRLGYLVLPPALVPAFRGIRGFADGVPAPTTQAALGAFFAEGHFGSHVRKMRLRYGERRSHLKNLITADASDILSVMPSDGGLHLCARLIGDQDDIEMQEALVKADLDCRALSSYFHDPRSKSGPEPVRGLVLGFAGWKKDVLSESFSELVRTIRRKS; this is encoded by the coding sequence ATGGTACGCAGTAATTACAGCTGGATTTATCCAAGCCAGTCGGACAATACCGCCGATGATAGCGGCACCACCGCCTATCGCCGCCTGTATCACGGGATCAGATCGGCCATTCTGGATGGGCGGCTGCATCCGGGCGAACGCCTTCCGGCCAGTCGGGATCTGGCCAAATCGCTGCGAATCTCACGCAACACGGTGGTGACCAGCTTCGATCTGCTGACATCGGAAGGCTATCTTGAAACCCGGGTCGGCGCCGGAAGCTTTGTCGCCAGCAGCCTGCCTGACCGGGACATGCAAACAGGCGACCACGGCCCGGACAAAAAATCCCTGACGGCAAACGATCGCCCAATACGGCTTAGTCAAAGTGCCCAGCGCATGCTGACCTATCAGCGACGCTTTCCGCGCTTTCGCATTGCCCGTCCGTTTAACCCGGCAACACCCGATCTTGACGGTTTTCCCTTCGATCTTTGGGCGCGGTTGTTGCGCCGGTCATGGCGCGCGCCGGATATTGATCTGACCATTCCTGATGATCCGCTTGGATTGCCGTTGCTGCGTTCTGAAATTGCCAAATGGCTTCGGCAATCACGCGGGGTGAATTGCAATGCCGATCAGGTGATGATTGTTTCGGGCGCGCAGCAGGCGCTTGACCTTGCCGCACGTGCCCTAGTCGATCCCGGCGATATCATCGCCACCGAGGACCCGGGCTATGAGGGCATTCGGGGCGTTCTGGCGTCAAGTGGTGCTGTGGTTCAGCCGATTACGGTTGATGAGGATGGGCTCGACATCGAAGGCCTTGCCCAAACGCTTTCCCCGGCCCGGATCGTGGTCACCACACCATCGCGTAACTATCCATTGGGTACGACGCTTTCGCTTGCCCGGCGCCTCGCCCTTTTGCAGTGGGCGCAGGATAATGATGCCTGGATTGTCGAGGATGACTATGACAGCGAGTATCGCTATGACGGGCCGCCGCTGTCATCCCTGCAAGGCCTTGATACCGATAATCGGGTGATCTATGTCGGCACGTTTTCGCGCGTACTGTTTCCCGGTATCCGGCTTGGTTACCTTGTGTTGCCGCCGGCACTGGTTCCGGCCTTTCGCGGCATTCGCGGTTTTGCTGATGGTGTTCCGGCACCGACAACACAGGCCGCCCTTGGCGCCTTTTTCGCCGAGGGGCATTTTGGCAGTCACGTCCGGAAAATGCGCCTGCGCTACGGCGAACGGCGTTCGCACCTTAAGAACCTGATCACGGCGGACGCATCCGATATTCTGTCGGTAATGCCTTCGGACGGGGGATTGCATCTTTGTGCCCGTTTGATCGGGGATCAGGACGACATAGAAATGCAGGAAGCCTTGGTGAAGGCGGACCTTGATTGTCGTGCATTATCTTCGTATTTCCACGATCCCCGGTCAAAAAGTGGGCCGGAACCCGTGCGCGGTCTTGTGCTTGGTTTCGCCGGATGGAAAAAAGATGTTCTTTCGGAAAGTTTCAGTGAACTGGTCAGAACCATCAGACGTAAGTCTTGA
- a CDS encoding pseudouridine-5'-phosphate glycosidase: MSDYIDIAPEVAEAFAAGKPVVALESTIISHGMPYPQNLETARAVEQDVRDNGAIPATIAVIGGRCKIGLSPEGLEYFAKGTDILKLSRRDIPYCLAKKRDGATTVSATMILAEKAGIRVFATGGIGGVHRDLAGNFDVSADLTELGKTSVAVVCAGAKAILDIPKTLEHLETLGVPVIAYGTDEFPAFYSVESGQKAPLRLDTPEELAAFLNSKWEFGLEGGAVIGNPPEADKALAREAIEGAIEDALIEAKEKGIQGRDVTPFLLARVTELTKGKSLEANIALVRNNARLGAKIAAAMVD; encoded by the coding sequence ATGTCGGACTATATTGATATCGCCCCCGAGGTCGCAGAGGCCTTTGCCGCAGGCAAGCCTGTTGTTGCCCTTGAATCAACCATCATTTCCCATGGCATGCCCTATCCGCAGAACCTTGAAACCGCGCGTGCGGTTGAACAGGATGTGCGCGATAACGGTGCGATCCCGGCCACCATCGCCGTGATTGGCGGTCGCTGTAAAATCGGGCTTTCCCCCGAGGGACTGGAATATTTCGCCAAGGGAACCGACATTCTTAAATTGTCGCGTCGTGATATCCCCTATTGCCTTGCCAAGAAACGCGACGGTGCCACCACCGTATCGGCAACCATGATCCTGGCGGAAAAGGCCGGCATTCGCGTCTTTGCCACGGGCGGCATTGGCGGGGTTCATCGTGACCTTGCCGGTAATTTCGATGTGTCGGCCGATTTGACCGAGCTTGGCAAAACCAGTGTTGCGGTTGTCTGCGCCGGGGCCAAGGCGATCCTTGATATCCCCAAAACGCTTGAACATCTTGAAACGCTTGGCGTACCGGTTATTGCCTATGGCACCGATGAATTCCCGGCATTCTATTCGGTTGAAAGCGGTCAGAAGGCCCCGCTGCGCCTTGATACCCCCGAAGAACTTGCAGCTTTCCTGAATTCGAAATGGGAATTCGGCCTTGAAGGTGGCGCCGTTATTGGCAATCCGCCAGAAGCCGACAAGGCACTGGCGCGTGAAGCTATCGAAGGGGCAATTGAAGATGCCCTGATCGAGGCCAAAGAAAAAGGCATTCAGGGGCGCGATGTAACCCCGTTCCTTCTGGCCCGCGTCACCGAGTTGACCAAGGGCAAAAGCCTTGAAGCCAACATCGCGCTTGTGCGCAATAACGCCCGCCTTGGTGCGAAAATTGCCGCCGCCATGGTCGACTGA
- a CDS encoding CYTH and CHAD domain-containing protein, with protein sequence MAEKQIEIELKLRIDPKHVARLKNAPVLREVKEGRRLVTTHLVSIYHDTPKLSLAEKGLAVRLRKKGATGWEQTIKATNGLREALPERNEWTVELEEGVLDLDRFTDKDVKKLLKKFVKKKKIDRIFESDLKRGAVDLTYRDAVIELAIDQGVVRSGEKEVPISEVEFELKEGHPAALFDLALELQRTVPLLLSMRSKASRGRDLYLGNGPGAYRAAAVQLTPDMSAETAFRAVIAQGLRMILSNEVCVRQDLDIEGCHQMRVGMRRLRVALNLFKKNLPAGEAVLLRRLLKLCSKGLDGLRDWDVFLTETLPMIEERFPDHAGVAELRKAAEKQREAALANARHMLDQPEYGQLLLLLGAWASYSRWASGASAAQMKAMAAPVSEMAEPLLEQAYKRVTKRGDHVAGLTTPQLHALRLDVKQMRYGTEFFGAIYGSKKVKKFRSKLTTMQEILGQLQDAAVAEARLMALAPQLSKDGMIAVGLISGWFGARADHRLEGIEDAMHDFIDQKVFWK encoded by the coding sequence ATGGCCGAGAAGCAGATCGAGATCGAACTCAAACTTCGCATCGATCCGAAACATGTCGCGCGTCTTAAAAACGCGCCGGTCCTGCGCGAGGTCAAGGAAGGTCGTCGTCTGGTGACCACGCACCTTGTCTCCATCTATCATGACACGCCGAAACTCTCGCTGGCTGAAAAGGGCCTGGCGGTTCGTCTGCGCAAGAAGGGCGCGACTGGTTGGGAGCAGACCATCAAGGCGACCAACGGCCTGCGTGAAGCCTTGCCTGAGCGTAATGAATGGACGGTCGAGCTTGAGGAAGGTGTTCTTGATCTTGACCGGTTTACCGACAAGGACGTCAAAAAGCTTCTTAAGAAGTTTGTGAAGAAAAAGAAGATCGACCGCATTTTCGAAAGCGATCTTAAACGCGGGGCGGTGGATCTGACCTATCGCGATGCGGTGATTGAGCTTGCCATTGATCAGGGTGTTGTCCGATCTGGCGAGAAGGAAGTGCCGATCTCCGAGGTCGAGTTCGAGCTTAAGGAAGGCCATCCGGCAGCCCTTTTTGACCTTGCACTTGAGCTGCAACGCACCGTGCCGCTGTTACTGAGCATGCGGTCCAAGGCGTCGCGCGGACGTGACCTGTATCTTGGCAATGGGCCGGGTGCCTATCGGGCGGCGGCAGTGCAACTGACCCCGGATATGTCGGCGGAAACCGCGTTTCGTGCCGTGATCGCGCAGGGGCTTCGCATGATCCTGAGTAACGAGGTTTGCGTGCGTCAGGACCTTGATATCGAAGGCTGCCATCAGATGCGGGTGGGCATGCGCCGCCTGCGCGTGGCCCTGAACCTGTTTAAGAAAAACCTGCCCGCGGGCGAGGCCGTATTGCTGCGCCGGTTGTTGAAACTGTGCAGCAAGGGGCTTGATGGCTTGCGCGATTGGGATGTGTTCCTGACCGAGACTCTGCCAATGATCGAGGAACGCTTCCCCGATCACGCGGGTGTGGCGGAGCTGCGCAAGGCCGCTGAAAAGCAACGCGAAGCCGCCCTTGCCAACGCACGGCACATGCTCGATCAGCCGGAATACGGGCAGTTGCTTTTGCTGCTTGGCGCATGGGCAAGCTATTCGCGCTGGGCATCAGGAGCCAGTGCCGCGCAAATGAAGGCGATGGCCGCACCGGTGTCGGAAATGGCCGAACCGCTTTTGGAACAGGCCTATAAACGGGTCACCAAACGCGGTGATCATGTTGCGGGTCTGACGACGCCGCAACTTCATGCGCTTCGTCTTGATGTCAAACAGATGCGCTATGGGACGGAGTTCTTCGGGGCCATCTACGGTTCGAAAAAGGTCAAGAAGTTTCGCAGCAAATTGACGACGATGCAGGAAATCCTGGGCCAGCTTCAGGACGCCGCCGTTGCCGAAGCGCGTTTGATGGCACTTGCACCACAGCTTTCAAAAGACGGGATGATTGCGGTCGGTCTGATATCGGGCTGGTTCGGCGCACGTGCTGATCATCGTCTTGAGGGGATCGAAGATGCCATGCACGATTTCATCGATCAGAAGGTTTTCTGGAAATAG
- a CDS encoding GNAT family N-acetyltransferase codes for MTNPHTIEIRLAERDDAPALHAMICEIGKATGCADKIVSTPEDLARDGFGKDRAFDALIAIADDTPVAMCLFFPSYSTFRGRPGLYIQDLYVAPSHRGGGFAKRLVAAVAKHARAHGKSYIRLSVDAENIIGQRFYEKLGMRHAEDEKIYVLDGAAFEVLSSAD; via the coding sequence ATGACCAATCCTCATACCATTGAAATACGCCTTGCAGAACGCGATGACGCACCGGCACTCCATGCCATGATTTGCGAAATCGGCAAGGCAACAGGATGTGCGGATAAAATTGTGAGCACGCCCGAAGATCTGGCGCGGGATGGCTTTGGCAAAGACCGCGCGTTTGACGCGCTGATTGCGATTGCCGATGACACGCCGGTGGCCATGTGCCTGTTTTTCCCAAGCTATTCGACATTCCGCGGACGGCCCGGGCTTTATATTCAGGACCTTTATGTCGCACCAAGCCATCGCGGCGGCGGCTTTGCCAAACGTCTGGTGGCTGCGGTCGCCAAACATGCCCGTGCACACGGCAAATCCTATATCCGGTTATCGGTCGATGCGGAAAACATAATTGGCCAGCGGTTTTACGAAAAACTTGGCATGCGCCATGCCGAGGACGAGAAGATCTATGTACTTGATGGTGCTGCGTTCGAAGTCCTCAGCAGCGCGGATTAA
- a CDS encoding deoxyribodipyrimidine photo-lyase, giving the protein MTERTIAVMWFRNDLRLADNPALLAAVKWAKEHDGAVLPVFILDDVISDQLGGATKWWLEKSLTALNRDIAGLGDTKSDRALRLFKGDAKTVLETLADDKPVKAVFWNRLYDNPSTKRDTDIKAALQDHGLTCESHKANLLFEPWDVKTGSGTDFKVYSPFWRACQKLPTPREPKSAPESLALFKGEVDGQINIADFDLSPKPVNWAGGLEERFAPGEQGAKDQLFEFIDDRLTDYADMRDRPDRRVTSELSPHLRFGEISPYQVWHATNHYADANPGKGKTASKFIAELGWREFAHHILYHATDLRSVPLQGQFKHFPWSDDAKGLRAWQKGQTGFPIVDAGMRELWHTGYMHNRVRMIVGSILVKHLLIHWRDGLEWFDDTLVDACPANNPFSWQWIGGCGADAAPYFRIFNPVLQGEKFDPKGEYVRQWVPELRDMPEQYIHKPWEASPLILKAAGVTLGKTYPEPLIGLKEGRERALSAYQDMKQAAG; this is encoded by the coding sequence ATGACCGAACGCACGATCGCCGTGATGTGGTTTCGAAACGACCTTCGACTGGCGGACAATCCGGCCCTTTTGGCAGCCGTCAAATGGGCCAAGGAACATGACGGTGCTGTCCTTCCGGTTTTCATCCTGGATGACGTGATTTCGGATCAATTGGGTGGCGCGACGAAATGGTGGCTGGAAAAAAGCCTGACCGCGCTGAACCGCGATATCGCCGGTCTTGGCGACACAAAGTCTGATCGCGCCCTTCGCCTGTTTAAGGGGGACGCAAAAACCGTTCTGGAAACCCTTGCCGATGACAAACCGGTCAAGGCGGTGTTCTGGAACCGGCTTTATGACAATCCATCGACCAAGCGCGATACCGACATCAAGGCAGCCCTTCAGGACCACGGCCTGACCTGCGAAAGTCACAAGGCCAACCTTTTGTTTGAACCGTGGGACGTCAAAACCGGATCAGGCACCGATTTCAAGGTCTATAGCCCGTTCTGGCGGGCCTGCCAGAAGCTCCCCACCCCGCGCGAACCAAAGTCCGCCCCAGAAAGCCTTGCGTTATTCAAGGGTGAGGTTGATGGACAAATCAACATCGCCGACTTTGACCTGTCGCCAAAGCCGGTGAATTGGGCCGGCGGCCTTGAGGAGCGTTTCGCCCCCGGCGAACAGGGTGCCAAAGATCAACTTTTTGAGTTTATCGATGATCGTCTTACCGATTATGCCGATATGCGCGATCGCCCGGACCGCCGGGTGACGTCGGAGCTCTCGCCGCATTTGCGCTTTGGTGAAATCAGCCCCTATCAGGTCTGGCATGCAACCAACCACTATGCCGATGCCAACCCGGGCAAGGGCAAGACCGCCTCGAAATTCATCGCCGAACTTGGCTGGCGGGAATTCGCCCATCACATCCTGTATCATGCAACCGATCTGCGTTCTGTGCCGCTTCAGGGCCAGTTCAAGCATTTCCCCTGGTCAGATGACGCAAAGGGCCTTCGCGCCTGGCAAAAAGGCCAGACAGGTTTTCCGATTGTCGATGCCGGCATGCGCGAACTTTGGCATACGGGCTATATGCATAACCGGGTGCGGATGATTGTGGGCTCGATCCTGGTAAAGCACCTTTTGATCCATTGGCGCGATGGTCTGGAGTGGTTTGACGACACGCTTGTTGATGCCTGCCCGGCCAACAATCCGTTTTCATGGCAATGGATCGGCGGCTGCGGGGCCGATGCGGCCCCCTATTTCCGCATTTTCAACCCGGTGCTTCAGGGCGAAAAATTTGATCCGAAGGGCGAGTATGTCCGCCAATGGGTACCGGAACTGCGTGACATGCCCGAACAATATATCCACAAACCGTGGGAGGCCTCCCCGCTCATCCTCAAGGCCGCTGGCGTAACGTTGGGGAAAACCTACCCCGAGCCCCTGATAGGGCTGAAAGAAGGCCGTGAGCGGGCTCTAAGCGCCTATCAGGATATGAAACAGGCTGCCGGGTGA
- a CDS encoding pyridoxamine 5'-phosphate oxidase family protein — protein MSDQYEIHPHTKVVRGPNRASYDRDQVHGIIDDALICHVGTVVNGRPAMIPTAHWRVGERIYIHGASKNRILAAIAYGAEACLCITHLDGLVMARSAFHHSANYRSVVIYGKGTVVSDDAEKMEHSRLFTEKLEPGRWEHIRHPNKQELKATMFLGFDLDQVSAKIRAGDPVDDDEDYDWSVWAGVLPCTTTWGAPVDDARIKPGFEGKGYQRS, from the coding sequence ATGTCCGATCAATACGAAATCCATCCCCACACCAAAGTTGTCCGGGGGCCTAATCGTGCCAGTTATGACCGCGATCAGGTGCATGGCATTATTGATGATGCCCTGATTTGCCATGTCGGAACCGTGGTCAATGGGCGCCCGGCGATGATCCCGACCGCCCATTGGCGGGTGGGGGAGCGGATCTATATCCATGGCGCGTCAAAGAACCGCATACTGGCCGCGATCGCATACGGGGCAGAAGCCTGTCTGTGCATCACGCATCTGGATGGTCTGGTGATGGCGCGTTCGGCGTTTCACCATTCAGCCAATTACCGCTCGGTGGTTATTTACGGCAAAGGAACAGTGGTGAGTGATGACGCCGAAAAGATGGAACATTCCCGGCTGTTTACCGAAAAACTGGAACCGGGCAGGTGGGAACACATCCGTCATCCCAACAAACAGGAACTCAAGGCAACCATGTTCTTGGGCTTTGATCTGGACCAGGTTTCGGCAAAGATTCGCGCCGGCGATCCGGTCGATGACGATGAAGACTATGACTGGTCTGTCTGGGCCGGTGTCCTGCCCTGCACAACGACGTGGGGTGCGCCGGTTGACGATGCGCGCATCAAGCCCGGGTTCGAGGGCAAAGGCTATCAACGCAGTTAA